The genomic interval GCCTGCTTCGCGGTTGGTGTGGGCAAAGAGTTTTACCGTGGCAATATTGGTATAGGCATCAACAATCCGCCCGGTCATCGTTGAGCGCGCATCGGCCTGGCGCTGTGAGACCGCTTTCAAACGCGGTACAAAATACATCTGCATCGCCACATAAAGCACAAACCACACCACAATGGGCAGCATCAACCACAGGTTAATTTGTCCGAGCAACACCACCATCGAAACAAAATACACGCTCATATAGACGAATAAATTGGTGGTTTTTAGCACCAATTCACGGGTCGCTAGCGCCGTTTGCATCACTTTTGTTGCCACACGTCCAGCAAATTCGTCCTGATAAAACCCAAGGCTTTGATCGAGTAAATGACGGTGCATGCGCCAGCGAACAGCCATGGGGAAATTACCCATTAGCGCCTGATGGCGCATCAAAGCATTTGATAAAGTCATCAAAGGCAGCGCCACCAATACCACCGCGCCCATCATCCATAAGGTGCTGGCTTCATCGTGTAAAAACGTGGCGCGATCATGGCCGGAGAGCCAATCAACTATTTTACCAAGGAAGGCAAACAGCATCACTTCTAAGATCGCCTGGATTGCGCTGGTGAAGGTTAAAAACACCACCGGCAAGCGAAAACCGCGCACATAGTACCAACAAAAACGAAGCAGCCCTTGTGGGGGCTGCTCAGCATCGGCATGCGGAAACGGCTGGGTTAAGCGTTCAACCAATCGCAACATAGCCTATTCCTGTAACGATTCGAGCTGTAGCGGCAGTGGTGTGACCGGAATGGTTTCAGCTTGTACCGCTGCCCCTGTCGGCTCTTCGATCGATTCTAAACGCAGGCTGCTTTCATCGGGATTAACCACTACAACCGGATCGGGCGCTAGACCTGGCACATCAGGCAGCGAGGCTAACTCGCTATCAGGTAACACAAAATAGGTTTCGTTTTGACCAATCATGCCATAGTCTTCGCGCGCTTTTTCTTCGTAAGCGTGGTAGGCATCGGGCGAACGCAGGCTTTCAATATCGACTAATAACGCTTCATTACGGTCACTCAGCGCCTGGTTTTCTTCGCTATGGTAACCAATTTGCGTTTTTAACCCTTCAATACGCTGTTCTTGGGTGTCTTGTTGACGCATCAAATACATATTGACGCCCACCAATAGGGCAATCAACACCAGTAAAATTGAATAGAACAGCGTGCGTTTCATTAGTGTTTAATTTTACCGAGCAACGCTGCTTTGCCACCATAAACCGCTTGCTCACCCAGCTCAGCTTCAATAGTGAGCAGGCGATTGTATTTCGCGACACGATCCGAACGACACAGCGAACCGGTTTTAATTTGTGTGGCACTGGTAGCGACTGCGATATCGGCAATCGTGGTGTCTTCGGTTTCCCCAGAACGGTGAGAAACCACCGCGGCGTAACCGGCATCAGCGGCCATATTGATCGCATCCAGCGTCTCGCTCAAAGAGCCAATCTGGTTAGGCTTGATTAAAATCGCGTTAGCAATACCTTTATCAATCCCTTCTTTGAAGATTTTGGTGTTGGTCACATACAAATCATCGCCGACCAGTTGCACTTTATCGCCGAGTTTATCGGTCATGATCTTCCAGCCAGCCCAATCACTTTCATCCAAGCCATCTTCGATCGAAACAATCGGATAACGCGCGACCAAATCGGCCAAATAATCAACAAATTCTGCACTGGAGTACGATTTACCTTCTGAAGCGAGCACGTATTGCCCATCTTGATAGAATTCAGACGCTGCGGCATCCAAAGCGAGGTAAATTTGTTCGCCTGCGGTATAACCCGCTTTGCTGATCGCTTCCATAATCACTTCCAGCGCCGCTTCATTAGACGGCAAATCTGGTGCAAAACCGCCTTCATCACCAACTGCAGTCGCAAGACCTCGTGCATTGAGCACACCTTTGAGCGCATGGAAAATTTCAGCGCCAGCACGCAACGCTTCTTTAAAAGAATCAAAACCGGCCGGCATGATCATAAATTCTTGAATATCGACTGAATTATCCGCGTGCTCACCGCCGTTGATAATGTTCATCATCGGTACCGGCAGTTGATAGGTTGAGCCGAGCAACGTATACAAACCTTTGCCTTGATAGTTTGCTTTAGCGTGTGCCAGCGCTAACGATACGCCAAGAATCGCATTCGCCCCGAGCACATCTTTATTATCGCTGCCATCGAGCTCAATCATCATCTCATCAAGCGCTTTGAGGTTATCTATACTTTGTCCGACCAGCTGATCAGCGATTTGCGTATTGACGTGTGCCACCGCTTTTTGCACGCCTTTACCGCCATAGCGGCTTTTATCGCCGTCACGCAGCTCTAACGCTTCGCGTGAACCGGTTGATGCACCAGACGGCACACCTGCCACACCCTTGCTGCCATCAGCAAGCGTGACGCTAACTTGCAGCGTCGGGTTGCCGCGCGAATCTAGAATCTCCAACGCGTGAATACGCTCAATCGTGGTGCTCATAAAATACTCCTAAAGTGTTAAACATCAAACCAATGACGTTTTAAGCGGTGTGTTGTTTTTGATAATCCAGTGCGGCAAGGATAAACGAGGTGAATAGCGGATGCCCTTTGCGCGGGGTCGAGGTAAACTCTGGGTGCGACTGGCAGGCGATAAACCACGGATGATCCGGCAATTCGACAATCTCAACCAGGCCATTGTCTTCCGAGCGCCCAGAAATACGCAAGCCCGCTGACTCTGGACATTTTTCATAATTGCTGTTGACTTCATAACGGTGACGATGGCGCTCATTAATGATTTGTGCACCATAAATTTCTGCCACTTTACTACCGGATTTCAAGCGTGCCGGCAACGCGCCCAAACGCATGGTGCCGCCAAGGTCGCTGTCTTTATCACGTGCTTCGGTTTCGCCGCGCTCGTTAACCCATTCATTGACCAGCGCAATCACCGGTGCGTTTACATCATCATCCCATTCTGTGCTGCCAGCGCCGTCAATACCGGCAACATGACGGGCAAATTCAACCACCGCAACCTGCATGCCTAAGCAAATACCCAAATAAGGAATACGCTGTTCGCGTGCGTGTTTAACGGCGAGGATTTTCCCTTCAATTCCGCGGTTACCAAAACCACCCGGCACAACAATCCCATCAACGCCGTCGAGCAAGCTCGCCGCACCTTGTTGTAAGATATCCTCAGAATCCACAAAGCGAATATTCACTTTTTTACCAGTGTGAATCGCCGCATGATACAGCGCTTCATTGAGCGACTTATACGCATCGGTGAGATCCACGTATTTACCGACCATCGCAATGGTGACTTCACCATCGAACTGCTCAATCGACTGGACCACACGCTCCCATTGCGACAAATCTGCCTCTTCTGCGTCAATATCAAAGTGATCAATCACTAACTGATCAACGCCCTGTTGGTGATAAAGCAAGGGGATTTCGTAAATATTATTCACATCAAGCCCGGCAACCACTGCTTCGGCTGGAACGTTGGTAAATAAAGCAATCTTGCGGCGCTCATCTTCAGGAATATCACGATCAGCGCGACAAATCAGCATATCCGGCTGGATACCAATCGAGCGCAATTCTTTAACCGAATGCTGGGTAGGCTTGGTTTTCAGCTCACCAGCCGCCGGAATATAAGGCAATAAGGTGAGGTGAATATACATACAGCGTTTACGCCCTAATTGCGTGCCTAACTGACGGATCGCTTCCATAAACGGCAGCGATTCAATATCACCCACCGTCCCGCCAATCTCCACCATTGCAATATCAAACCCTTCAGCAGCGCGTAACACATAGGATTTAATCGCATCGGTGATATGCGGGATAACTTGCACAGTGGCACCTAAATAATCGCCACGGCGTTCTTTACGGATCACTTCCGAATAAATCCGTCCGGTGGTACAGTTATTAAACTGCGTGGCGCGCATGCGCACAAAGCGCTCATAATGACCCAAATCGAGGTCAGTTTCCGCACCATCGTGAGTCACAAAAACCTCACCATGCTGAAACGGACTCATCGTGCCGGGGTCAACGTTAATATACGGATCGAGCTTAATCATCGTCACACGCAAACCGCGTGATTCTAAAATTGAGCCTAAAGAAGCAGCGGCGATGCCTTTCCCTAATGAGGAAACCACACCGCCGGTAACAAATACAAATTTGGTCATGGAGCGTCCGAAAACTGGCTATAAATCGCTTGAGATGTTAGCAGAATATGCCCGATTTTGCCAGCAAAACAACAGCGCTGACCAGTCTTTCGCAGCGCCTAACCCACCGACCCAAACCAAGCGATCATCTGCCCAAAGCAGCGGCGTTCGCCGACGAATATAAGGTGGCACACCCGCTTGCTGAAACGCTTCTTTTAACGATTTAGCATGCGTCATACTTGCCGCTTGAAAACGTGCCCCCGGCGGGCAAAGCGTCCAGCGACAGTGCCGCCCGGCAAGAAGCGCATGGCCTTCATTTAGGTCAATATCCCCGACACCTGGCCATTGCGTATGCGGCGCAAAAGCCGGTGGGGGTGCAGGTTCGCTAATGTGGTAGCGATAAATCTCGCCACGATAGGCGAGCAGTAACCGCTTACCATAGCGCAGCTCAGCCTGCTCGGCGCCACTGCGTAGTTGGCGCAAAAACTCCTGTAAGCGTTGACTCGGCGGTGGCCCATCCTCAACGCGCGCGAGCCAGCGACGCAGTAACGCTTTTTGCCATGCTTCATCCCGCTCCCTAAGCAAACACCAAGGCAGTGGCGCATTAAGATCCGTCGGTAGATAAGCGTCCAGCGCCTCATCAAGAACCATTTGGCTTTCACCAAGCCACTGCGCACTGCGCGCAATCTGTTGCGTGGCTCCCGGAAAAGACGCCTCTAACGCTGGCAAACAATCATGACGTAAGCGGTTACGTGCATAACGTGTATCTGTATTGCTTGGATCATCCACATAATCGAGCGCATGCTCTTTAGCATAGACCATAATCTCTTCGCGTCGTACATGAAGTAGTGGTCGCCAATGTTCACCATCGGCAAAGGTTTTACGCACCGGCATCGCAGAAAGTCCTGCCAAACCGGCACCACGCAGAAGCTGCAACAGTAAGGTTTCGGCTTGATCGTCTTGATGGTGCGCGGTGAGCAATGCCCCTTTTGCTGGTAAATGTGCAGCAAACGTACGGTAACGCGCTGCGCGTGCCTGCGCCTCCGGCCCGCGACCATCATTAGCGTGATAGGCTAAACGCTCACAAAAAAAGGGGACGTTCAATGCCGCACAAAACCGTTCGCAGAGTGCCGCCCATTTTGGTGCGTCTTCATGCCAACCATGGTCAAGAAAGCACGCCACCAGCGGCGCGCCTAAGCGCGCACGCTGCGCTACCAACAGATGCAACAGGACAACCGAATCCACCCCACCGCTTAATCCCAGCAGGTATTGCGATGGTTGATAGTCCACCTGCCAGCGCCAAAAATCTTCATCTAACTGCATCACACCGTCACGTTAGGTCCCTTCACATAGCCACACAGTCTACCATTGCCGTTATCATGCAGTAATAAGATTGTCAGCTTGCCTCACAGGCGCTAGTATTCTTAAAGCATAACCACAGAATTTTAGGACAAATGATGGCAGAACAACCTGTAAAACATTGGTCTCGTGTTGAATATCTCTCGGAGACGGTGAAAAACCCCAACATCCATATTCGCGGCACCCACAGCTATTACAGCGATACTTGGACTGGTTCATTTGAAGAAAGCGTGGTGCGCTATTTGTACGGCGATGAAATTAGCCTCGCGAGTTGGGAGCCGCAATGGGAAAACGACCAGCTTTATATCGGCGATTATGTGTGCATTGCTGCTGAGGCGATCATTTTAATGGGCGGCAACCATACCCATCGCATGGATTGGTTTAGCCTCTACCCCTTTCCAGAATGGCTGCCGGAATCGTATGTTGGTAAAGGCGATACGGTGATTGGTGATGGCGCCTGGATAGGCATGCGTGCGATGATCATGCCTGGGGTAACGATTGGCGAAGGCGCAATTATTGCCTCAGGCGCCATCGTAACTAAAGACGTTGCGCCTTACACGGTGGTCGCTGGTAATCCTGCCGTGGTCAAGCGCACCCGCTTCCCGCAGGCGGTTATCGATACCCTGCTGTCGCTCAAAATTTATCAGTGGGACGAAAAAAAGTTCAATGTACTCAAACCCTGGCTAGGTCAAAATGATATCGATGCCTTAGTGGCTGCCTTAAAGCAATACGACGTGCGAAGGCAGTAGCGCCTCAAAGCGACGCTTATTCTTCGCTAAAGTTTCCATAGGCGCGGATTTTTGCCATACGCTGACTTTGTCGGGTCTCATGATCAACATCAGCGAGCGCATCGAGCTCTTCAATCAGTGTAGTTTTCAAGCGCTGCGCCATTTCCGCTTTATGACGGTGCGCGCCACCGAGCGGTTCATCAATAATGCGATCGACTAAACCAAGTTTAATCAGCTTATCAGAGGTCACATTCATCGCTTCAGCAGCTTCTGAAGCCTTATCAGCGCTGCGCCATAAAATCGAGGCACACCCTTCAGGTGAGATCACCGAATACATACTGTTTTGCAGCATCAACACACGGTCAGCAACCCCAATCGCCAGTGCGCCCCCAGAGCCACCTTCACCAATCACACAAGCAATCACCGGAATATCGAGCGTCGCCATCTCAAACAGGTTATGCGCAATTGCCTCACTTTGCCCGCGCTCTTCAGCACCAACACCAGGATAAGCGCCAGGTGTGTCAATAAACGTAATTAACGGCAGC from Suttonella sp. R2A3 carries:
- a CDS encoding septum formation initiator family protein, coding for MKRTLFYSILLVLIALLVGVNMYLMRQQDTQEQRIEGLKTQIGYHSEENQALSDRNEALLVDIESLRSPDAYHAYEEKAREDYGMIGQNETYFVLPDSELASLPDVPGLAPDPVVVVNPDESSLRLESIEEPTGAAVQAETIPVTPLPLQLESLQE
- the eno gene encoding phosphopyruvate hydratase; translation: MSTTIERIHALEILDSRGNPTLQVSVTLADGSKGVAGVPSGASTGSREALELRDGDKSRYGGKGVQKAVAHVNTQIADQLVGQSIDNLKALDEMMIELDGSDNKDVLGANAILGVSLALAHAKANYQGKGLYTLLGSTYQLPVPMMNIINGGEHADNSVDIQEFMIMPAGFDSFKEALRAGAEIFHALKGVLNARGLATAVGDEGGFAPDLPSNEAALEVIMEAISKAGYTAGEQIYLALDAAASEFYQDGQYVLASEGKSYSSAEFVDYLADLVARYPIVSIEDGLDESDWAGWKIMTDKLGDKVQLVGDDLYVTNTKIFKEGIDKGIANAILIKPNQIGSLSETLDAINMAADAGYAAVVSHRSGETEDTTIADIAVATSATQIKTGSLCRSDRVAKYNRLLTIEAELGEQAVYGGKAALLGKIKH
- a CDS encoding CTP synthase, translating into MTKFVFVTGGVVSSLGKGIAAASLGSILESRGLRVTMIKLDPYINVDPGTMSPFQHGEVFVTHDGAETDLDLGHYERFVRMRATQFNNCTTGRIYSEVIRKERRGDYLGATVQVIPHITDAIKSYVLRAAEGFDIAMVEIGGTVGDIESLPFMEAIRQLGTQLGRKRCMYIHLTLLPYIPAAGELKTKPTQHSVKELRSIGIQPDMLICRADRDIPEDERRKIALFTNVPAEAVVAGLDVNNIYEIPLLYHQQGVDQLVIDHFDIDAEEADLSQWERVVQSIEQFDGEVTIAMVGKYVDLTDAYKSLNEALYHAAIHTGKKVNIRFVDSEDILQQGAASLLDGVDGIVVPGGFGNRGIEGKILAVKHAREQRIPYLGICLGMQVAVVEFARHVAGIDGAGSTEWDDDVNAPVIALVNEWVNERGETEARDKDSDLGGTMRLGALPARLKSGSKVAEIYGAQIINERHRHRYEVNSNYEKCPESAGLRISGRSEDNGLVEIVELPDHPWFIACQSHPEFTSTPRKGHPLFTSFILAALDYQKQHTA
- the tilS gene encoding tRNA lysidine(34) synthetase TilS, whose protein sequence is MQLDEDFWRWQVDYQPSQYLLGLSGGVDSVVLLHLLVAQRARLGAPLVACFLDHGWHEDAPKWAALCERFCAALNVPFFCERLAYHANDGRGPEAQARAARYRTFAAHLPAKGALLTAHHQDDQAETLLLQLLRGAGLAGLSAMPVRKTFADGEHWRPLLHVRREEIMVYAKEHALDYVDDPSNTDTRYARNRLRHDCLPALEASFPGATQQIARSAQWLGESQMVLDEALDAYLPTDLNAPLPWCLLRERDEAWQKALLRRWLARVEDGPPPSQRLQEFLRQLRSGAEQAELRYGKRLLLAYRGEIYRYHISEPAPPPAFAPHTQWPGVGDIDLNEGHALLAGRHCRWTLCPPGARFQAASMTHAKSLKEAFQQAGVPPYIRRRTPLLWADDRLVWVGGLGAAKDWSALLFCWQNRAYSANISSDL
- a CDS encoding CatB-related O-acetyltransferase, with translation MAEQPVKHWSRVEYLSETVKNPNIHIRGTHSYYSDTWTGSFEESVVRYLYGDEISLASWEPQWENDQLYIGDYVCIAAEAIILMGGNHTHRMDWFSLYPFPEWLPESYVGKGDTVIGDGAWIGMRAMIMPGVTIGEGAIIASGAIVTKDVAPYTVVAGNPAVVKRTRFPQAVIDTLLSLKIYQWDEKKFNVLKPWLGQNDIDALVAALKQYDVRRQ
- a CDS encoding acetyl-CoA carboxylase carboxyltransferase subunit alpha; this encodes MQYLDFEKPIADLEYKLSELRQFSGQSNVDIGDEIKRLEEKAKNLTESIFSDLEDWQVAQLSRHPERPYTLDYLGEVFSDFHELHGDRAYADDKAIVGGLARLDGRAVMVIGHEKGRDTKAKVKRNFGMPRPEGYRKALRLMKLAERFKLPLITFIDTPGAYPGVGAEERGQSEAIAHNLFEMATLDIPVIACVIGEGGSGGALAIGVADRVLMLQNSMYSVISPEGCASILWRSADKASEAAEAMNVTSDKLIKLGLVDRIIDEPLGGAHRHKAEMAQRLKTTLIEELDALADVDHETRQSQRMAKIRAYGNFSEE